Proteins co-encoded in one Kutzneria chonburiensis genomic window:
- a CDS encoding STAS domain-containing protein, with amino-acid sequence MHISSEGTETVVLAVSGEVDLGTAPGLEEAVTAAVSTAGAHAVRIDLAQVSFMDSTGLRVLLSGRQAAEQRGIAFTVANPQPHLLKVMRVTGIDGLLGLS; translated from the coding sequence GTGCATATCAGCAGCGAAGGAACGGAGACCGTGGTCCTCGCCGTGTCCGGCGAGGTTGACCTGGGCACCGCGCCGGGCCTCGAGGAGGCCGTCACCGCGGCCGTCTCGACCGCCGGCGCCCACGCCGTGAGAATCGACCTCGCCCAGGTCTCCTTCATGGATTCCACCGGACTGCGCGTGCTGCTGTCCGGCCGCCAGGCCGCCGAGCAGCGCGGCATCGCCTTCACCGTGGCCAACCCCCAGCCGCACCTGCTCAAGGTGATGCGGGTGACCGGCATCGACGGCCTGCTGGGCCTGTCCTGA
- a CDS encoding aldehyde dehydrogenase family protein produces the protein MTSAIADIVSADALDFAADGGFDVVNPATGEVFAQAPQIGDKALDSVFATAQQAFRSWRKDEDARRAALRAAADAIEKRAGDLVPVLTSEQGKPLNDAMGEVYAAAMWLRYYADLEVPREIIQDDSVAYQEVVRKPLGVVAGITPWNFPLALATWKIAPALRAGNTLVLKPSPYTPLATLAMGQVLRDVLPDGVLSVVTGRDPLGAAMVAHPVPRKVSFTGSTATGKKVAASAADDLKRVTLELGGNDPAIVLGDVDVDAIAQELFWSAFRNNGQVCLAVKRVYAHESIHAQLVEALAAIASTVKVDDGTVDGAQLGPINNRPQFSRVSELVTDALGRGARAVTGGAPLDRPGYFFAPTILDQVSDGVRIVDEEQFGPVLPVLSYRDEDDAIARANRSNYGLTASVWSGDAERAHALATEIDSGQVTINSHGAGVRPNLPFGGHKWSGLGVENGPWGLYGFTEIQVVAGPPRQQ, from the coding sequence ATGACCTCCGCCATCGCCGACATCGTGTCCGCGGATGCGCTCGACTTCGCCGCCGACGGCGGCTTCGACGTGGTCAACCCGGCCACCGGGGAGGTGTTCGCGCAGGCGCCGCAGATCGGCGACAAGGCACTGGACTCCGTCTTCGCCACCGCGCAGCAGGCGTTCCGGAGCTGGCGCAAGGACGAGGACGCGCGGCGGGCGGCCCTGCGGGCGGCGGCCGACGCCATCGAGAAGCGGGCCGGCGACCTGGTTCCCGTGCTCACGTCCGAGCAGGGCAAGCCGCTCAACGACGCCATGGGCGAGGTCTACGCGGCGGCGATGTGGCTGCGCTACTACGCCGACCTCGAGGTGCCGCGCGAGATCATCCAGGACGACTCGGTCGCGTACCAGGAGGTCGTGCGCAAGCCGCTCGGCGTGGTCGCCGGCATCACGCCGTGGAACTTCCCGCTGGCCCTGGCCACGTGGAAGATCGCGCCGGCCCTGCGTGCCGGAAACACATTGGTGCTCAAGCCTTCCCCGTACACGCCGCTGGCCACCCTGGCCATGGGTCAGGTGCTGCGCGATGTCCTGCCGGACGGTGTGCTCAGCGTCGTCACCGGCCGCGACCCGCTCGGCGCGGCCATGGTCGCGCATCCGGTGCCGCGCAAGGTCAGCTTCACCGGCTCCACCGCGACCGGCAAGAAGGTCGCCGCGTCCGCGGCCGACGACCTCAAGCGCGTGACCCTCGAGCTCGGCGGCAACGACCCGGCCATCGTGCTGGGCGACGTCGACGTGGACGCCATCGCGCAGGAGCTGTTCTGGAGCGCGTTCCGCAACAACGGCCAGGTCTGCCTTGCCGTGAAACGGGTCTACGCCCACGAGTCGATCCACGCCCAGCTCGTCGAGGCCCTCGCCGCCATCGCGTCGACGGTCAAGGTCGACGACGGCACCGTGGACGGCGCGCAGCTCGGGCCGATCAACAACCGGCCGCAGTTCAGCCGGGTCAGCGAGCTCGTCACCGACGCCCTCGGCCGTGGCGCCCGCGCCGTCACCGGCGGCGCCCCGCTGGACCGCCCCGGCTACTTCTTCGCCCCCACCATCCTCGACCAGGTCTCCGACGGCGTGCGCATCGTCGACGAGGAGCAGTTCGGGCCGGTGCTGCCGGTGCTCTCCTACCGTGACGAGGACGACGCCATCGCGCGGGCCAATCGCTCCAACTACGGCCTGACCGCCTCCGTCTGGTCCGGCGACGCCGAGCGCGCCCACGCCCTGGCCACCGAGATCGACAGCGGCCAGGTGACGATCAACAGCCACGGCGCCGGCGTGCGGCCCAACCTGCCGTTCGGCGGGCACAAGTGGAGCGGCCTCGGCGTGGAGAACGGCCCGTGGGGCCTCTACGGCTTCACCGAGATCCAGGTCGTCGCCGGTCCCCCGCGCCAGCAGTGA
- a CDS encoding Crp/Fnr family transcriptional regulator translates to MQPARGSLLSYLPEAEREHLLAGGIRRVFGGDEVLIREDDPSDFLHVIVSGWVRVSTLLADGRELVYALRGPGDVLGELAALHGWERTASVRSVEPTTVVQLTAQQFQACLRKRPEIAIGVIKSLAVRLREAERARVGAVALDISHRLAGHLARLMAERGRPTADGIVIDTPFTQEEIANQLGASRRAVARAMAMLRARGVLVTGRRRIIVGRPDVLRSLARL, encoded by the coding sequence ATGCAACCGGCGCGGGGGAGTCTGCTGTCCTACCTGCCCGAGGCCGAGCGCGAACACCTGCTCGCCGGCGGGATCAGACGCGTTTTCGGCGGCGACGAGGTGCTGATCAGGGAGGACGACCCCTCCGACTTCCTGCACGTGATCGTCAGCGGCTGGGTGCGGGTGTCGACGCTGCTGGCGGACGGCCGGGAGCTGGTCTACGCGCTGCGCGGCCCCGGGGACGTGCTGGGGGAGCTGGCGGCGCTGCACGGGTGGGAGCGGACGGCGTCGGTGCGGAGTGTGGAGCCGACGACGGTGGTGCAGCTGACGGCGCAGCAGTTCCAGGCCTGCCTGCGGAAACGGCCGGAGATCGCGATCGGGGTGATCAAGTCGCTGGCCGTCCGGCTGCGGGAGGCGGAACGGGCCAGGGTGGGGGCGGTGGCGCTGGACATCAGCCATCGGCTGGCCGGCCACCTGGCCCGGCTGATGGCCGAGCGGGGACGGCCGACGGCGGACGGCATCGTGATCGACACGCCGTTCACGCAGGAGGAGATCGCCAACCAACTGGGCGCGTCGAGAAGGGCGGTGGCCCGGGCGATGGCGATGCTGCGAGCCCGGGGAGTGTTGGTGACCGGCCGCCGCCGGATCATCGTGGGACGGCCGGACGTATTGCGGTCGCTAGCCCGTCTGTGA
- a CDS encoding GNAT family N-acetyltransferase — translation MTSDSSSLTWRPLTPADAQTSADLLNAMETADQLGEFYLAEDTLQELVDPYLDRQRASLAAFDGNLMVGFMKASYKPATEEVHRVLVEGGVHPDYRRRGIGTVLVDAAVAAVKAQHARQHPTVKLVIVAQKAEHIAGAAELFRSRGFAPVFYSQHLVHPLGAAIPDSAVPDGLRVEPWSERNDEEFRRIRNEAFKDAGLAEMPVDNWQNRMINHTFRPDVSFLLRDVANGAAAGMLLTKYWEGDTVVTGVREARFVLIGTLRDYRRRGVAGTLIGHALRAAADQGFDQVRVSVDQENPVETFGIYEKAGFAPALRHVSWALAG, via the coding sequence ATGACCAGCGATTCCAGCTCGCTCACGTGGCGGCCGCTCACCCCTGCGGACGCGCAGACGTCGGCCGATCTCCTCAACGCCATGGAGACCGCCGACCAGCTCGGCGAGTTCTACCTTGCCGAGGACACGCTCCAGGAGCTGGTCGACCCCTACCTGGACCGGCAGCGTGCGAGCCTCGCGGCCTTCGACGGCAACCTGATGGTCGGGTTCATGAAGGCGAGCTACAAGCCGGCCACGGAAGAAGTCCACCGGGTCCTCGTCGAGGGCGGGGTCCATCCCGACTACCGCCGCCGCGGTATCGGCACGGTGCTCGTGGATGCCGCGGTGGCGGCGGTGAAGGCACAACACGCGCGGCAGCACCCGACGGTGAAGCTCGTGATCGTCGCCCAGAAGGCCGAACACATCGCGGGCGCTGCCGAGTTGTTCCGTTCCCGGGGTTTCGCGCCGGTCTTCTACTCCCAGCACCTGGTGCACCCGCTCGGTGCCGCGATTCCCGACTCGGCGGTCCCCGACGGGCTGCGGGTCGAGCCGTGGTCGGAGCGGAACGACGAGGAGTTCCGGCGGATCCGGAACGAGGCGTTCAAGGACGCGGGGCTGGCGGAGATGCCCGTGGACAACTGGCAGAACAGGATGATCAACCACACGTTCCGGCCCGACGTCAGCTTCCTGCTCCGGGACGTGGCCAACGGTGCCGCGGCGGGCATGCTGCTGACCAAGTACTGGGAGGGCGACACGGTGGTCACCGGAGTTCGCGAGGCGCGCTTCGTGCTCATCGGCACGCTCCGGGACTACCGGAGGCGGGGTGTCGCCGGGACGTTGATCGGGCACGCGCTGCGGGCTGCCGCCGATCAGGGCTTCGATCAGGTCCGCGTGAGCGTGGACCAGGAGAATCCCGTCGAGACGTTCGGCATCTACGAGAAGGCCGGCTTCGCGCCCGCGCTGCGCCACGTGAGCTGGGCACTGGCCGGCTGA
- a CDS encoding trypsin-like serine protease — protein sequence MSHRHPRAAWISGLLVATVMLSTGAPAGAVVGPPVAEDSLSFVAKIETAGRACTGVLVTPQWVLTASSCFAEAGGTVTAGAPKQPTTATIGRTLLSGNKGRVANVVELVPHENRNLVLARLQTRVDIAPVAIGTAAPVAGDTLRVAGYGRTATEWVPDQLHAGSFTVQAVQASTVSITGATGDAAICKGDAGGPALREANGKVELVAISSTSWQHGCLGETETRNGAIETRVDDLADWIKQKAVPHASTGSDINGDGRDDIVVGYDQSNANMTLFGWRGAPNGISGNPVSQWNSGPGNWENYRARFVTGDFDGDGRSDVAAFYDYGGGQTGLWVFTATATGFTIDLKWNSGPGNWDSNQAKYVSGDFNGDGKTDIGAFYYYGGGQTKLVLLTSTGGGFTRSDSWLSGPGNWENDRARFVAGDFNGDGKADIAAFYDYGGARTGLWQFTSNGTGFTLDLKWDSGPGNWDSGRAKYVSGDFNGDGKTDIGGFYYYDGGQTGYWAFSSNGTGFTLDQKWSSGAGNWENNLATFVAGDFNGDGKTDIAAFYDYPWGLTRIYVANGGPTGIVTPLFSYQGWESPSGTWSGPNAKIISTSAN from the coding sequence GTGTCTCACAGACATCCGCGCGCGGCGTGGATTTCCGGCCTGCTCGTCGCGACGGTGATGCTATCCACCGGTGCGCCGGCCGGCGCCGTTGTCGGCCCGCCGGTTGCGGAGGATTCGCTGTCGTTCGTGGCGAAGATCGAGACTGCGGGGCGGGCGTGCACGGGGGTGCTGGTCACGCCGCAGTGGGTGCTGACGGCCAGCAGCTGCTTCGCCGAGGCGGGCGGCACGGTGACGGCGGGTGCGCCGAAGCAGCCGACGACGGCGACGATCGGGCGCACGCTGTTGTCCGGCAACAAGGGCCGGGTGGCCAACGTCGTGGAGCTGGTGCCGCACGAGAACCGGAACCTGGTGCTGGCCCGGCTGCAGACCAGGGTGGACATCGCGCCGGTGGCGATCGGCACGGCGGCGCCGGTCGCCGGTGACACGCTGCGCGTGGCGGGATATGGCCGTACGGCAACCGAATGGGTGCCGGACCAGCTGCACGCCGGATCCTTTACGGTGCAAGCGGTCCAGGCCTCGACGGTGTCGATCACGGGTGCCACGGGCGACGCGGCGATCTGCAAGGGTGACGCGGGCGGACCGGCGTTGCGGGAGGCCAACGGGAAGGTCGAACTCGTCGCGATCTCCAGCACCTCCTGGCAGCACGGGTGTCTTGGGGAGACCGAGACCCGCAACGGCGCGATCGAGACCCGGGTGGACGACCTCGCCGACTGGATCAAGCAGAAGGCCGTCCCGCACGCCTCCACCGGCAGTGACATCAACGGCGACGGGCGGGACGACATCGTCGTCGGCTACGACCAGTCCAACGCCAACATGACCCTGTTCGGCTGGCGCGGCGCCCCGAACGGCATCAGCGGCAACCCGGTCTCGCAGTGGAACAGCGGCCCCGGCAACTGGGAGAACTACCGGGCCCGGTTCGTGACCGGCGATTTCGACGGTGACGGCCGCAGCGATGTCGCCGCGTTCTACGACTACGGCGGCGGGCAGACGGGGCTGTGGGTGTTCACCGCCACCGCGACCGGCTTCACGATCGACCTGAAGTGGAACAGCGGCCCCGGCAACTGGGACAGCAACCAGGCGAAATACGTGTCCGGTGATTTCAACGGCGACGGCAAGACCGATATCGGCGCGTTCTACTACTACGGCGGCGGCCAGACCAAGTTGGTCCTGCTCACCTCGACCGGCGGCGGCTTCACCCGCAGCGACAGCTGGCTGAGTGGGCCCGGCAACTGGGAGAACGACCGGGCGCGGTTCGTGGCCGGTGATTTCAACGGCGACGGCAAGGCCGACATCGCCGCGTTCTACGACTACGGCGGCGCGCGGACCGGACTGTGGCAGTTCACGTCGAACGGCACCGGTTTCACGCTCGACCTGAAGTGGGACAGCGGCCCCGGAAACTGGGACAGCGGCCGGGCGAAGTACGTGTCCGGTGATTTCAACGGTGACGGGAAGACCGATATCGGCGGCTTCTACTACTACGACGGCGGCCAGACCGGATACTGGGCGTTCTCCTCCAACGGCACCGGTTTCACCCTTGACCAGAAGTGGTCCAGCGGCGCCGGCAACTGGGAGAACAACCTGGCCACCTTCGTGGCCGGCGACTTCAACGGTGACGGCAAGACCGACATCGCCGCCTTCTACGACTACCCGTGGGGCCTGACCCGGATCTACGTGGCCAACGGCGGCCCGACCGGCATCGTCACGCCGCTGTTCTCCTACCAGGGCTGGGAAAGCCCCTCCGGCACCTGGAGCGGCCCCAACGCGAAGATCATCTCCACCTCGGCGAACTGA
- a CDS encoding S-adenosylmethionine:tRNA ribosyltransferase-isomerase — translation MTATVEFTLPAELEAHEPPEARGLSRDAVRLLVGRRASGEISHHRFDELPTLLTPGDVLVVNTSATLPAAVPVLDSDLMLHVSTRQPDSSWLIELRTADGPFRDAVAGQRYSLPGDATVTLLEPYSRGRLWTAAFDVPSVPRYLLDHGVPIRYGYVPRQWPLPFYQTVFAEHPGSAEMPSAARPFTDRVVTRLVSAGIQFAPILLHTGVASPEAHERPYPERFSVSATTARIVNQARAAGNRVIGIGTTAVRALESAVEGTEVVPAQGWTDLVITPERGVRVVDGLLTGFHEPMASHLDMLAAIADEPLLMACYAEAVRAGYLWHEFGDVNLLLP, via the coding sequence ATGACCGCAACCGTGGAGTTCACGCTGCCGGCCGAGTTGGAGGCGCACGAGCCGCCGGAGGCTCGTGGGCTGTCCCGCGACGCCGTCCGGCTGTTGGTCGGCCGGCGGGCCTCCGGGGAGATCAGCCACCACCGGTTCGACGAGCTGCCGACGCTGTTGACCCCGGGCGACGTGCTCGTGGTCAACACCTCGGCGACGCTGCCGGCGGCCGTGCCGGTGCTGGACTCGGACCTTATGCTGCACGTGTCGACCAGGCAGCCGGACAGCAGCTGGCTGATCGAGCTGCGCACCGCCGACGGGCCGTTCCGGGACGCCGTTGCCGGCCAACGGTATTCGCTGCCCGGCGACGCCACGGTGACGTTGCTGGAGCCGTACTCGCGGGGTCGCCTGTGGACAGCTGCGTTCGATGTTCCTTCCGTGCCACGGTATCTGCTCGACCATGGCGTGCCCATCCGCTACGGCTACGTGCCGCGGCAGTGGCCGTTGCCCTTCTACCAGACGGTTTTCGCCGAGCACCCGGGCAGCGCCGAGATGCCCAGCGCCGCCCGGCCGTTCACCGATCGGGTCGTCACGCGGCTGGTGTCGGCCGGCATCCAGTTCGCGCCGATCCTGCTGCACACCGGCGTCGCCTCGCCCGAGGCACACGAACGTCCTTATCCGGAGCGGTTTTCCGTGTCGGCGACGACCGCGCGCATCGTCAACCAGGCGCGGGCGGCCGGCAATCGGGTCATCGGCATCGGCACCACCGCCGTGCGGGCGCTGGAGAGCGCGGTCGAGGGCACCGAGGTCGTGCCGGCGCAGGGCTGGACCGACCTGGTGATCACGCCCGAGCGGGGCGTGCGGGTGGTGGACGGGCTGCTCACCGGCTTCCACGAGCCGATGGCCTCGCACCTGGACATGCTGGCCGCGATCGCCGACGAGCCGCTGCTCATGGCCTGCTACGCCGAGGCCGTGCGGGCCGGCTACCTGTGGCACGAGTTCGGCGACGTCAACCTGCTGTTGCCCTAA
- a CDS encoding peptidase inhibitor family I36 protein: MRTTLRLITAAAVIAIGCAGTAQAGATSYQQTVTIVDVQGQSPRTVAGSKDGVCDNQEFCLYTGANRTGSVVDQLVYDNNLDDTYIGHQGTGSWWNRSSHDWYVFDGLHCSGRQVRLGANSWSNTSSAWRGHIRSAARADSLSTCQKG; encoded by the coding sequence ATGCGCACGACTCTTCGCCTGATCACGGCGGCCGCCGTGATCGCCATCGGCTGTGCCGGCACCGCGCAGGCCGGCGCGACCTCGTATCAGCAGACCGTCACCATCGTGGACGTGCAGGGGCAGAGTCCCCGCACTGTCGCCGGGTCGAAGGACGGGGTCTGCGACAACCAGGAGTTCTGCCTCTACACCGGCGCGAACCGCACGGGCAGCGTGGTGGACCAGTTGGTGTACGACAACAATCTCGACGACACCTACATCGGACACCAGGGCACCGGCTCCTGGTGGAACCGCAGCAGCCACGACTGGTACGTCTTCGACGGCCTGCACTGCAGCGGCCGCCAGGTTCGACTCGGAGCCAATTCGTGGAGCAACACCTCCTCGGCCTGGCGCGGCCACATCCGGTCGGCGGCCCGCGCGGACAGCCTGAGCACCTGTCAGAAGGGATGA
- a CDS encoding WD40 repeat domain-containing protein, whose product MRCWSSTSSKSFSRSARTNSSASGSSDTLCALASPQDGQAPRALVVLGVRADFYGHLLAHPALAASLPDGQVTLGPMTADELHVAIERPARQAGLGLEPGLVELLLRDLTPPGTAADPGALPLLAHALLVTWQNRQGRLLTVAGYQLTGGIRAAVATTAERAFGSLDASGKDAARRLLLRLVQVGADTGQTRRRVAVEQLYRQVPDPALADVLAVFVRARLLTADTATVEITHEALLTAWPRLSGWIEADRAGLAAYQRLAEAAEAWRPLRSRALLYQGAPLVIATAWAADHTGELGPAEREFLDASTSEQQRGTRRLRRLVAVLSVLVLLSAAATGTALWQRAEARRAQDIAVSQKVAGQVAVLRKTNPALAMQLALAAYRRAQTVEARGAVLDSIAPYVTRYAGGGDWVQALAVAPDQRTLAMGTNNGITQLWDVTQPHRQQPLGVLPTSGHISAVAFRPGPATRILFTAETGQGRLWDVTKSEHPTEVARLDGAIRGGAFSPDGQVLATGDSDVVRLWRVGPSGSVTPLTVLPGHGVAEFVAFSPDGASLLTGGNGTVLLWDAHDLDRPPTQITMNAGEGLDAAVFGPDGRTLAVSGSGYDLRIYHVDADRHFSTPVRPATSDMLFGLAFSPDGTILATGGNDKRITLYDAATGRELAHLGLSSRLLSTAFTRDGDVIAGGVGGSVHVWHDPLSLLTTRGPRAVGPPGPELALLGDRPTQLWDVTDPGRRMLVGVEGPGAAEHSLRLQVTVAKHKAVTLWDIGDPTHPERLVELPIDDLRAAALHPGGRILVTGDNAGHLMIWDVSKPRDPRWLKTIDKDFDDVNSIAFADNGALMATADTNHGIWLWNTTDPANPLELSHSTAHTEAVVVARFSPNQQILVSAGYDWTARLWDVTGRKLDDPVTLVGHTDAVVGASFSPDGKSLLTAGLDNTIRVWSLADRRHPELTAVVSDPELLIPAYAADSRRFATVGDTLTRVWDTDVEAVAGRICAFAGARISPEEWRQHFGDDAYEPPC is encoded by the coding sequence GTGCGGTGCTGGTCGTCGACCAGCTCGAAGAGCTTTTCACGCAGTGCCAGGACGAACAGCAGCGCGAGCGGTTCCTCGGACACCCTCTGCGCGCTGGCCAGCCCGCAGGACGGGCAGGCGCCCCGGGCGCTGGTGGTCCTGGGCGTGCGGGCCGACTTCTACGGGCACCTGCTGGCTCACCCCGCGCTCGCCGCCTCGCTGCCCGACGGGCAGGTGACCCTGGGCCCGATGACCGCCGACGAACTGCACGTCGCGATCGAGCGCCCGGCCCGGCAGGCCGGACTCGGGTTGGAGCCGGGGTTGGTCGAGCTGCTGCTGCGGGACCTGACTCCGCCGGGTACGGCCGCCGATCCAGGGGCGTTGCCGTTGCTGGCGCACGCGTTGCTGGTCACCTGGCAGAACCGCCAGGGCCGGCTGCTCACGGTCGCCGGCTACCAGCTGACCGGGGGGATTCGCGCCGCGGTGGCGACAACGGCCGAACGCGCATTCGGCTCACTCGACGCGTCGGGCAAGGACGCCGCCCGGCGGCTCTTGTTGAGGCTCGTGCAGGTGGGGGCCGATACGGGTCAGACCCGCCGCCGCGTCGCCGTCGAGCAGCTGTATCGCCAGGTGCCCGATCCGGCGCTGGCCGATGTGCTCGCGGTGTTCGTCCGGGCCCGGCTGCTCACCGCGGACACGGCGACCGTGGAGATCACCCACGAGGCGCTGCTGACGGCGTGGCCGCGGCTGTCGGGGTGGATCGAAGCCGACCGCGCCGGTTTGGCTGCCTACCAGCGCCTGGCCGAAGCCGCCGAGGCATGGCGGCCGCTGCGAAGTCGCGCCCTGCTCTACCAGGGTGCACCTCTTGTGATCGCGACGGCGTGGGCGGCCGACCACACCGGTGAGCTCGGCCCGGCGGAGCGGGAGTTCCTCGACGCGAGCACGAGCGAGCAGCAGCGTGGCACCCGCCGACTCCGACGGCTGGTCGCGGTGCTCAGCGTGCTCGTGCTGTTGTCGGCCGCAGCCACCGGAACCGCGTTGTGGCAACGGGCTGAGGCCCGCCGCGCGCAGGACATCGCCGTCTCGCAGAAGGTCGCGGGGCAGGTTGCCGTGCTGCGCAAGACCAATCCCGCGCTGGCGATGCAGCTGGCGCTGGCGGCGTACCGGCGGGCGCAGACCGTCGAAGCTCGCGGCGCGGTGCTCGACTCGATCGCCCCCTACGTCACCCGCTACGCCGGCGGCGGGGACTGGGTGCAGGCCCTCGCCGTGGCTCCCGATCAGCGAACGTTGGCCATGGGCACCAACAACGGCATCACCCAGCTGTGGGATGTCACGCAGCCGCACCGGCAACAGCCGCTCGGTGTGCTGCCCACTTCAGGGCATATCTCCGCCGTCGCCTTCCGTCCCGGTCCGGCGACGCGAATCCTCTTCACCGCCGAGACAGGCCAAGGCCGGCTGTGGGACGTCACCAAATCCGAGCATCCGACGGAAGTGGCCCGGCTGGACGGCGCGATTCGCGGCGGCGCGTTCAGCCCGGACGGCCAAGTGCTCGCGACCGGTGACTCGGACGTCGTTCGCCTGTGGCGCGTCGGCCCGTCGGGATCGGTCACGCCGCTGACGGTGCTGCCTGGACACGGTGTGGCCGAGTTCGTGGCGTTCAGCCCGGACGGCGCCAGCCTGCTCACCGGTGGGAACGGGACGGTGCTGCTGTGGGACGCCCACGACCTCGACCGGCCGCCGACTCAGATCACGATGAACGCCGGCGAAGGGCTGGACGCGGCCGTGTTCGGCCCGGACGGCCGCACGCTGGCCGTGTCCGGCTCCGGCTACGACCTGCGGATCTATCATGTGGACGCCGATCGTCACTTCTCCACTCCCGTGCGGCCGGCAACCAGCGACATGCTGTTCGGGCTGGCGTTCAGCCCTGACGGCACGATCCTGGCGACCGGCGGCAACGACAAGCGGATCACCCTGTACGACGCCGCCACCGGCAGGGAACTCGCGCACCTCGGGCTGTCCAGCCGACTGCTCAGCACGGCTTTCACCCGCGACGGCGACGTGATCGCCGGCGGCGTCGGCGGCAGCGTCCACGTTTGGCACGACCCGCTGTCCCTGCTCACCACCCGTGGTCCACGCGCAGTCGGGCCGCCCGGGCCCGAACTCGCTCTGCTGGGCGACCGGCCGACGCAGCTGTGGGACGTCACCGATCCGGGCCGCCGCATGCTGGTCGGTGTCGAAGGCCCCGGTGCCGCCGAGCACTCTCTGCGCTTGCAGGTCACCGTGGCCAAGCACAAAGCCGTGACACTGTGGGACATCGGCGACCCAACGCATCCCGAGCGGCTGGTCGAGCTGCCGATCGACGACCTTCGCGCCGCCGCGCTCCATCCCGGCGGACGGATCCTGGTCACCGGCGACAACGCCGGCCACCTCATGATCTGGGACGTGAGCAAACCTCGGGATCCCCGATGGCTCAAGACGATCGACAAGGACTTCGACGACGTCAACAGCATCGCCTTCGCCGACAACGGCGCCCTCATGGCCACGGCCGATACCAACCACGGCATATGGCTCTGGAACACCACCGACCCGGCCAACCCGCTTGAGCTCTCCCATTCCACAGCGCACACCGAGGCCGTCGTCGTGGCCCGCTTCAGCCCGAACCAGCAGATCCTCGTCAGCGCCGGCTACGACTGGACCGCGCGTCTGTGGGACGTCACCGGCCGAAAGCTCGACGATCCGGTCACCCTGGTCGGGCACACCGACGCTGTCGTGGGCGCGTCGTTCAGCCCGGACGGGAAGTCCTTGCTGACGGCCGGCTTGGACAACACGATCCGCGTCTGGTCGCTGGCCGATCGCCGGCACCCGGAGTTGACGGCAGTGGTGTCCGATCCCGAGCTGCTGATCCCGGCCTACGCGGCGGACTCCCGACGCTTCGCCACCGTCGGCGACACCCTCACCCGGGTCTGGGACACCGACGTCGAGGCGGTCGCCGGGCGGATCTGCGCCTTCGCGGGCGCGCGGATCTCGCCGGAGGAGTGGCGACAGCACTTCGGCGACGATGCCTACGAGCCGCCGTGCTGA